The proteins below come from a single Arthrobacter sp. zg-Y1171 genomic window:
- a CDS encoding acetylxylan esterase: MYYDLPADQLAAYRGSTSAPEDLDRFWADTLDEARQHPLAVGVTPYPGGLQTVEVYDVVFPGFGGEPIQAWLRLPARSVRGDGQLPGIVQFVGYGGGRGDARESLFWASTGFAHLQMDTRGQGAGWSTGATPDAAGSAGPQVPGVMTRGVLAPQTYYYRRLITDAVRAVEAMRSLAGSGAAPVDPARVAVLGQSQGGGLALAAASLCPEVAAVVALVPFLSDFPRALTVTDGYPYREIVDFLSMQRGAANRVMETLRYFDAVNLVPRATAPALFSVGLMDTTTPPSTVYAAYNNYAGPKELSVWPFNQHEAGGIEDEVLALAFLQKQFA, encoded by the coding sequence ATGTACTACGACCTGCCCGCTGACCAGCTTGCCGCCTATCGAGGCAGCACCAGCGCTCCGGAGGACCTGGACCGGTTCTGGGCGGACACCCTGGACGAGGCACGGCAGCACCCGCTGGCGGTAGGGGTCACCCCCTACCCCGGCGGGCTGCAGACGGTGGAAGTTTACGACGTGGTGTTCCCGGGTTTCGGCGGTGAACCCATCCAGGCCTGGCTGCGGCTGCCCGCCCGGAGCGTGCGAGGTGATGGGCAACTGCCCGGCATCGTGCAGTTTGTCGGTTACGGCGGCGGGCGCGGGGACGCCCGCGAGAGCCTGTTCTGGGCCTCCACCGGTTTCGCCCACCTGCAGATGGACACCCGCGGGCAGGGCGCGGGGTGGAGCACGGGTGCGACGCCGGACGCCGCCGGCAGTGCAGGTCCGCAGGTTCCGGGGGTGATGACGCGAGGGGTGCTCGCCCCGCAGACCTATTACTACCGCCGCCTAATCACCGATGCCGTCCGGGCGGTGGAGGCTATGCGTTCGCTGGCCGGCAGCGGAGCCGCACCGGTCGATCCGGCGCGGGTGGCCGTGCTGGGACAGAGCCAGGGTGGAGGGCTGGCCCTGGCTGCCGCTTCGCTGTGCCCGGAGGTGGCCGCCGTCGTCGCCCTGGTGCCGTTCCTTTCCGACTTTCCGCGGGCGCTGACCGTCACCGACGGCTACCCGTACCGTGAAATCGTTGATTTCCTGTCCATGCAGCGAGGTGCCGCCAACCGGGTCATGGAAACGCTGCGCTATTTCGACGCCGTGAACCTGGTGCCGCGCGCCACGGCCCCCGCCCTGTTCTCGGTGGGGCTGATGGACACCACCACTCCCCCGTCCACGGTCTACGCCGCGTACAACAACTACGCCGGTCCGAAGGAATTGTCCGTGTGGCCGTTCAACCAGCATGAGGCCGGCGGCATCGAGGACGAGGTCCTGGCCCTGGCGTTCCTGCAGAAGCAGTTCGCGTAA